The stretch of DNA AGCGCTAAAGGAAACAGGCATTACGTTTCTGTTTGCTCGGGGCTGGCATCCGGCAATGAAAGCCGTAGCGCCTATCCGGGCCAGCCTTAAGGTGCGAACTGTCTTTAACCTGCTGGGGCCGCTGGTGAACCCGCTGCGGCCAACCGGTCAGGTAATTGGGGTTTTCGATCCGTCGGTGCTGTCCTCAATGGCAGAAGCACTCAATCAGCTCGAAATGCCCCAAGCAATTGTCTTGCACGGTCGAGAAAATCTGGACGAAGCCGGTCTAGGCGATAAAACCGATTTGGCAGTGCTAGAAAACGGACAGGTCACCCCTGCCGTTTTGGATCCCCAGGCATTTGGGCTAGCAGCCGCTGACAAAACAGCGTTGCGGGGCGGTGAGATCGCAGAGAATGCAGCCATCCTTCAAGCTGTTCTCCAGGGCAAGGGCACTCAGGCTCAGCAGGACGTGGTCGCTTTGAATGCGGCCCTAGCACTCAAGGTAGGAGGCGCGCTCTCCAGTGCAACTTGGGAGGGCTCTGTGCAGCAGGGCGTGAGTCTGGCCCAGGACGTTCTCAGCAGCGGGGCAGCCTGGGATAAGCTGCAGCAGCTGGTTAGCTTCCTAAAGGGCTAACATCCTGACAGAGCACAGTCCGCTAGTGCGTTGTCGCTGTGGTGCAACGCACCAATCAATTGCCAAAGCCTAATGCTTGTTGGCTCTGGTGCATCACGCGCTGAGATAGCGCACACTACATGAGATAGGAGATAGGAGAAAACACCTATCCCTTCAACCCACTGCCTGTTTCTGTAGGCACAATGTAGCGCTGCAAAAACACAAACAGCAGAATCACCGGCACAATCGAAATTACCGATCCGGCAGCGATCAGCCGCCAGTCTAAGGAAAAGCTACCCGCTAGCTGAGCCACGCCCAGGGGTAGGGTATAGTACTCCGGCCGATCTAGAACAATTAGCGGCCAGAGAAAATCGCTCCAGGAGCCAATGAACGTAAAGATGGCCAGCGTGACTAGCGCCGGACGAGTTGCTGGCAGCATCACGTTCCACCAGATCCCCAGTTCCGAACAGCCATCCATGCGAGCCGCTTCTTCTAGCTCTTTA from Pseudanabaena sp. FACHB-2040 encodes:
- the trpD gene encoding anthranilate phosphoribosyltransferase; translation: MTQATVDAPAIQDWPQLLQQLIDKQSLTTDQAEALMTGWLSAAISPELSGAFLAAIQAKGVSGTELAGMARVLQSQSLGGEADTSLPSPRIDTCGTGGDGSHTFNISTAVAFVTAAADVAVAKHGNRSASSKVGSADVLEALGIDLAAHPDLVRAALKETGITFLFARGWHPAMKAVAPIRASLKVRTVFNLLGPLVNPLRPTGQVIGVFDPSVLSSMAEALNQLEMPQAIVLHGRENLDEAGLGDKTDLAVLENGQVTPAVLDPQAFGLAAADKTALRGGEIAENAAILQAVLQGKGTQAQQDVVALNAALALKVGGALSSATWEGSVQQGVSLAQDVLSSGAAWDKLQQLVSFLKG